TATATTCCTTATCAATCATCGGTTCATCTCTGAGAACTATACTTCTTGCGCCACCATTCTCCAAAGCATAAACACTCACCTCGTTCTGGTCGATCCAGTATTTTTCGGCAATGATATTTTCAACCCTTTCCGCATATTTTCTTCCTTCAATATTTCCCAGTTTGTGGGCATACATCAGGTTTTCCAACGCTGAGAGGATGTAAGGGCTGTGCGTGGTGAACAGCATTTGATGTTTGTCGTTCACCGCTGCGTCAACCAGAAATTCAACCAACTTTTTTTGTGCTTCAGGAAAAAGGTTCTGCTCAGGCTCTTCTACAACGAAGGTTCTCTTTCGGCTAATTGTAGAATAATAATCGACCGCCAAAACAATCGGTGTAGCCGACTGATAGCCACTTGCACCGCTGGAAAGCCGATAAAACCGTTCCTCAGATTTTTTTTTCACGTAACCAACACCATTCTCGTTCCTGTATTGAATGTTTAACGGCTCTATTTCGGTTTCCGAATTGTATTCTTTAGAGATTCGATCCAACAACGCAAATTGATTGTAAAGAGAATCGGAAAGGTTTTGAATAGATGATTTTCCCAGGGAAAAAATAGACTGTAAACCGCGTTCCGTGGGAAAATAGAACGGATTGTTCATTACCCGTTTAACGTCTGTGGTCAAAAAAGAGTGAGGGATACTCCAGTCACCAGGTATAGCAAACTTGGATTCTCTGCTTGGTTTTAGTTCCTCGAAACGATTCAACAACTCTTTAAACCTATCGGATCTGGGAGTCAGATTGGGTATCAGAACGTCTATTTCGAAATCATGTGATTCCGTTGGCGATTTGGAATCGTATGAAACCGCAAATGAACTTCCACTAATGCGATGTTGGTCAATTACAACCGAATAGTCAGGGCAATCATACTTGATATACGTTTCAGGCGTCTCGTACTCTTCAAGTCCCCACTCAACGAGCGCGGTTCGACTAAACTCACTTCTGCCATTTACAATGTTTCGAGAGTCCATGACCAAGTATGAAAAATACCGACACATTGCAAGCACCTTTGCCACAGTACTTTTTCCCGATGCCTGCTCACCGATAAGCACAGTAACCTTACCCAAATCAAGTTCCATATCCTTGATAGGGCCAAAGTTCCTTATGATGAGTTTTTCACCCACAGGGTTTTTACTCTCGTTACTTGTAACTTCTTTGCTTGAGTTCAATATCGTGGAACTCCAAATTCTCCTTGTGAAGTTTAGCTTCACGTGGGTCTCCTGTCCACTCCCAAGCAGCCACATAAGCGAAGTTCTTATCGTCCCGCTTGGCCTCGCCTTTCTGCTCGCCTTCAAGCTCCACAGATTCTTCACGGAAGTGACCTCCGCAGCTTTCGTTTCTTTCCAATGCATCCTTGGCGAAAAGCTCTCCCAATTCAAGGAAATCGGCCACACGACCAGCTTTTTCCAACTCAGGGTTCATCTCATTCACACCTCCAGGAACACGCACATCTTTCCAGAATTCCTCACGGATCTGACGAATTTCGTCCATCGCTTCTTTCAAGCCTTCCGCATTTCGCGCCATGCCCACGTTGTGCCACATCACATTTCCCAAACGCTTGTGGAAGTAATCCACAGACTTGGTTCCCTTAATGTCAATGAATTGCTGAAGACGGTCTTTCACTTCTTTCTCAGCTGCAACAAACTCAGGCGAATCCGTTGGGATTTTTCCAGTACGAATCTCAGCCGCCAAGTAATCTCCAACCGTGTAAGGAAGCACGAAATACCCATCAGCCAGACCTTGCATCAAGGCCGAAGCTCCCAATCGGTTTGCACCGTGATCGGAGAAGTTTGCCTCACCTGCTGCATAGCAACCCGGAATGGTTGTCATCAAGTTGTAATCAACCCAGATACCACCCATTGTATAGTGTACCGCTGGGTAGATCATCATAGGCGTTTTGTACGGGTTCTGATCCACGATCTTCTCGTACATCTGGAAGAGGTTTCCATACTTGGCCTCAACGACTTTCTCGCCCAACTCACGAATCTGGGCATCCGTTGGGTTGTGAAGTCCTTGCAAGTGTGCCTCTGTTTTTCCGTAACGCATAATTGCTGAACTGAAATCCAGATAAACGGCCTCGCCTGTTGCGTTCACCCCGAAACCTGCATCGCAACGCTCTTTCGCTGCGCGAGAAGCAACGTCACGCGGAACAAGGTTACCGAACGCTGGGTAACGTCTTTCCAAGTAGTAATCGCGGTCTTCTTCCTTTATCTCGGTTGGCTTCAATTTGCCTTCGCGGATGGCTTTTACATCCTCCACTTTCTTCGGAACCCAAATTCGACCATCGTTACGCAACGACTCTGACATCAACGTCAGTTTCGATTGGTGGTCTCCAGAACGCGGAATGCACGTTGGGTGAATCTGCGTGTAGCAAGGGTTTGCGAAGTAAGCGCCCTTCTTGTGGATCTTCCACGAAGCGGTAACGTTCGATCCCATCGCGTTTGTGCTCAGGAAGAACACATTTCCGTAACCTCCGCTGGCAATGATCACCGCGTGAGCCGAATGTCTTTCAATCTCACCCGTCACCAAGTTACGAGCGATGATTCCACGGGCTTTTCCGTCAACCACAACCAGATCCAACATCTCGTGGCGGTTGTACATCTGAATCTTGCCTTTGGCGATCTGGCGGTTCATTGCAGAATATGCTCCCAAAAGCAACTGCTGTCCTGTCTGTCCTTTCGCGTAAAACGTTCTC
The sequence above is drawn from the Flavobacteriales bacterium genome and encodes:
- a CDS encoding AAA family ATPase, which translates into the protein MWLLGSGQETHVKLNFTRRIWSSTILNSSKEVTSNESKNPVGEKLIIRNFGPIKDMELDLGKVTVLIGEQASGKSTVAKVLAMCRYFSYLVMDSRNIVNGRSEFSRTALVEWGLEEYETPETYIKYDCPDYSVVIDQHRISGSSFAVSYDSKSPTESHDFEIDVLIPNLTPRSDRFKELLNRFEELKPSRESKFAIPGDWSIPHSFLTTDVKRVMNNPFYFPTERGLQSIFSLGKSSIQNLSDSLYNQFALLDRISKEYNSETEIEPLNIQYRNENGVGYVKKKSEERFYRLSSGASGYQSATPIVLAVDYYSTISRKRTFVVEEPEQNLFPEAQKKLVEFLVDAAVNDKHQMLFTTHSPYILSALENLMYAHKLGNIEGRKYAERVENIIAEKYWIDQNEVSVYALENGGARSIVLRDEPMIDKEYIDSVSNILNAEFDHLLSIDVERENGGKS
- the sdhA gene encoding succinate dehydrogenase (quinone) flavoprotein subunit, translating into MSLDAKIPEGPIKDKWTNHKNHINVVNPANKRHIDIIVVGTGLAGGSASASLAELGYNVKAFCYQDSPRRAHSIAAQGGINAAKNYQNDGDSTYRLFYDTVKGGDYRAREANVYRLAEVSANIIDQCVAQGVPFAREYGGLLDNRSFGGVLVSRTFYAKGQTGQQLLLGAYSAMNRQIAKGKIQMYNRHEMLDLVVVDGKARGIIARNLVTGEIERHSAHAVIIASGGYGNVFFLSTNAMGSNVTASWKIHKKGAYFANPCYTQIHPTCIPRSGDHQSKLTLMSESLRNDGRIWVPKKVEDVKAIREGKLKPTEIKEEDRDYYLERRYPAFGNLVPRDVASRAAKERCDAGFGVNATGEAVYLDFSSAIMRYGKTEAHLQGLHNPTDAQIRELGEKVVEAKYGNLFQMYEKIVDQNPYKTPMMIYPAVHYTMGGIWVDYNLMTTIPGCYAAGEANFSDHGANRLGASALMQGLADGYFVLPYTVGDYLAAEIRTGKIPTDSPEFVAAEKEVKDRLQQFIDIKGTKSVDYFHKRLGNVMWHNVGMARNAEGLKEAMDEIRQIREEFWKDVRVPGGVNEMNPELEKAGRVADFLELGELFAKDALERNESCGGHFREESVELEGEQKGEAKRDDKNFAYVAAWEWTGDPREAKLHKENLEFHDIELKQRSYK